The Apium graveolens cultivar Ventura chromosome 11, ASM990537v1, whole genome shotgun sequence genome has a window encoding:
- the LOC141695697 gene encoding uncharacterized protein LOC141695697: MALLARRKYRFLDGSITAPSPPCTMDDWLTIHSMLVSWIMNTIDPEVKSLLSNYENAYLLWKDLNERFSVVNGPQIQQLKSDIARCEQSKTMNVATYFGKLKEKRVRGITRVKDERPEVVGFTVRVDGRGKGRMDKIDKSGLMCSHCRKSGHDITNCFELLGYPKWWIEKFGNKKEGHATLTARPGRVGTSFSPTNAGRGRGGVRAHNVAADVASSSREATMLPGFTYEKWQTLVAAFGNPQPPSNRLNGELTSNIWIIDTGASRHVTGKLNCLINIYEVPVVPVGLPDGQTVVANKKGSVRLSENIYLRHVLYVPELNCNLISISQLSDDLNYFVQFSSNICAIQDLHLRRLIGAGERRDGLYYFQQLSAIHAVSAERSSMVELWHKRMGHPYENIVKLLPFINNSKDIMNKACEVCYRAKHCRDSFPLSENKSTRIFELVHCDLWGPYNTPSSCEARYFLTLIDDYSRAVWQAKGDKFASRSRKYVFVGYPFEFEDTFEVMTNEEVELLDNIMDTPHEITPLIETTSTSSPVLVETDVASDNHNLSSTTREDASSPIPANF, from the exons ATGGCATTACTTGCTCGGCGTAAATACAGATTTCTTGATGGTTCAATCACGGCACCCTCGCCTCCCTGCACCATGGATGACTGGTTGACTATCCATTCCATGTTAGTTTCATGGATCATGAATACCATTGATCCCGAGGTAAAATCTCTCCTTTCAAATTATGAAAATGCATACTTGCTTTGGAAAGATTTGAATGAACGTTTTTCTGTTGTCAATGGACCACAGATACAACAACTGAAGTCTGATATTGCACGTTGTGAACAAAGTAAGACCATGAATGTTGCTACGTATTTTGGAAAATTAAAG GAGAAACGCGTACGCGGTATAACTCGTGTCAAGGATGAAAGGCCAGAGGTTGTAGGATTTACAGTTCGTGTAGATGGTCGTGGAAAAGGACGGATGGATAAGATAGATAAATCTGGTTTGATGTGCTCTCATTGCCGCAAGTCTGGTCATGATATTACGAATTGTTTTGAATTACTTGGCTATCCTAAATGGTGGATAGAAAAGTTTGGAAATAAAAAGGAAGGGCATGCTACTCTTACTGCTCGACCAGGAAGGGTAGGGACCTCGTTTTCACCCACTAATGCTGGACGTGGGAGAGGTGGGGTACGCGCTCATAATGTTGCAGCGGATGTGGCCTCAAGCTCTCGTGAGGCTACAATGCTTCCAGGTTTCACATACGAGAAATGGCAGACACTTGTTGCTGCATTTGGTAATCCACAGCCCCCTAGCAATCGCTTGAATGGTGAGTTAACTAGTAATATATGGATCATTGATACAGGAGCATCTCGTCATGTTACTGGAAAACTAAATTGTTTGATTAATATTTATGAAGTGCCCGTTGTTCCTGTGGGTCTTCCTGACGGCCAAACCGTGGTGGCTAATAAAAAAGGCTCAGTTCGtctttctgaaaatatttatcTTCGACATGTTCTTTATGTTCCTGAGCTAAATTGCAACTTGATTTCAATTTCACAACTTAGTGATGATTTGAATTATTTTGTTCAATTCTCTTCTAACATATGTGCTATACAGGACCTACATTTGAGGAGGCTGATTGGAGCGGGTGAAAGACGAGATGGACTTTATTACTTTCAGCAGTTGTCGGCCATACATGCTGTTTCTGCAGAAAGATCTTCTATGGTTGAACTCTGGCACAAGAGAATGGGACACCCATATGAAAATATAGTGAAGCTACTTCCTTTTATTAATAATTCCAAGGATATTATGAATAAGGCCTGTGAAGTTTGTTATCGTGCTAAACATTGTAGAGATAGTTTTCCTTTAAGTGAAAATAAATCTACGAGGATTTTTGAACTTGTGCATTGTGATTTGTGGGGTCCTTATAATACACCATCTTCTTGTGAAGCACGTTATTTTTTAACTTTAATAGATGACTATTCCCGTGCTGTGTGG CAAGCCAAAGGTGATAAATTTGCTAGTCGAAGTAGAAAATATGTATTTGTTGGTTATCCCTTCG aATTTGAAGATACATTTGAAGTTATGACAAATGAGGAAGTTGAACTTTTAGATAATATTATGGACACACCACATGAAATTACTCCTCTAATTGAAACAACCTCGACTTCTTCTCCTGTCCTGGTTGAAACAGATGTTGCTTCTGATAATCATAATTTGTCATCAACAACTAGGGAGGATGCATCATCCCCGATTCCGGCTAACTTTTAG